CCTCCCCTTACTTATTGGTCAAATGTTGCCTGACAATACAGAATACAACTACAAAGGAATTATAGATGAGGTAAAAATCTTTGATTATGCCCTCACCCCTACACTGGTTTCTACGCTCTACGACGAAAGTATAACTACAGTTGGACGGCTTGCTGAACAGGAATTTGGATTGCTGCTTACCCCTAACCCGGCATCTGATATTCTGTCTGTAGAGTTGTCCGGAATTTCTTCTGAAAATGGAATGTTATCTGTTTTTGATCTTTATGGCCGGCTCATTACCAGTCAGCCATTTAGTGCTGAGACAGAAACAAATTTGATGATTAACGATTGGCAACCCGGAATTTATTTTGTTGCTTTCACAACCGGGCAAACGACAATTGTCGCCCGATTTTTAAAGTTATAAAACCGGCTGTCAAAAGTTTTATTTTAGATCACCTTTAAAAAGTACAAAAAATGAGAGTATTTCTACGGCCTTTTCACTTTTTTCTCTGCTGTTTCTTATTGGCAGCGGCGGGTTTAAATGCCCAAACACCAGTTGCCAACTATTCTTTTGCAGGAAATGCAAATGACCAGTCTGCAAACAGCAACAATGCTGCTATTTATGGCGCTACGCTGACACAGGACCGTTTTGGTTTTGCAAATAGTGCCTTTAGTTTCGATGGCGTCCAAAGCCACCTCGTAGCGGCCAATTCAGCCGCCCTAAATTCTGATTATACCACTGTAGCCTTTTGGATAAAAGCCAATGATTTTCCTGTGAACGGAGAAGTTTTTCCGCTTTCTTTCGGAGGATGGCAGGAACGTTGGAAAATTTCTCTTCCCAGCCATGGCAAGTTAATATTCACTACCCATCCAGGATTTTGTTGCAGTGACATGGATTCAGGAACTCCCCTGGTTATTGGCGAGTGGACTCATGTGGCCATGACACATAATGGAGCCAAAGATATTATTTATTTCAATGGTGTTCAGGTGGCTGAAAAAGACGTAGTGGGGGCACTTGATGCAACCACTCATCCACTGGGCATTGGCTACGACCCTATTGACCAGGCCAACTTTTTCAATGGAAGCTTAGACGAAGTTCAAATATACGATACGGCTTTGTCTGCACTTGAAGTGGAAGCACTTTATAATGCACAAAATACCCCTCCGGTCATTGGATCTGAAAGGGTAGCGGCCTATTCTTTTACCAACAATACCACAGACGGAACTTCTTTCGCTAACCATGGCACTGGCACGGATATAACCGCTGTAACAGATCGTTTTGGATTTGGCCGAAGCGCTTATTCTTTTAACGGAACCACTTCCGGCGTCGTAGCAGCAAACTCTGCCCAGTTGAATTCCGCCAACACAACCATTAGTTTCTGGGTCAATGTTGCCGAATTACCTGTCAGTGGGGAAGCTTTTATATTATCCAGCGGAGGATGGCAGGAGCGGTGGAAAATCTCCCTGCCCAGCCATGGTAAAACCGTTTTCACCACCCACCCGGGATTCTGTTGCAGTGATATGGATTCGGGCACACCGCTGACCGTTGGCGTGTGGACCCATGTGGCCATGACACATGACGGCACCAAGGACATCATCTATTTTGATGGCGTTCAGGTAGCAGAAAAAGACGTCGCAGGCCCTCTGGATCCAACTACCTATCCTTTGGGAATAGGTTTTGACCCAATCGACAACGCCAATTATTTCAATGGTAGTTTAGACGATATTGAGATATACAATTATGCCTTTTCATCTTCTGAAATTGCCGATTTGTACACCGCTCAATCTACCTTCCCAGGAACGCCTGGCAATTTGGTTGCAGAATACAAATTTGCCGGAGATGCCGAAGACTCTTCTCCTTTTGGAAATCATGGAGTGATAAATGGTGCAACTACAACAACAGACCGGTTTGGTTATGCAAACAATGCCCTTCAATTCTCTGGTAATGAAGGAGTAAAAGTAGACCATTCAATCGCTTATAATTCCGACAATACGACCATCAGTTTCTGGGTCAATGTTGCCGAGTTCCCAGTCAGTGGAGAAGCTTTCATTTTATCCAACGGAGGATGGCAGGAGCGGTGGAAAATCTCCCTGCCCAGCCATGGAAAAACCGTTTTCACCACCCACCCGGGATTCTGCTGCAGTGATATGGATTCGGGAACTCCATTGACCCTTGGCGTGTGGACCCATGTGGCCATGACACATGACGGAACCAAAGACATCATCTATTTTGATGGCGTTCAGGTAGCTGAAAAAGACGTGGCAGGCGCTCTGGATGCAACCACCTACCCTTTGGGTATCGGTTATGATCCGATCGATAATAATAATTTTTTCAACGGCAGCCTTGATGATATCCAAATATACAACGTGGCTTTGTCTGCGCAGGAAATCATGGATCTCTATGACTTACAAAGTCAACCCCCGGTTATTGTAGATGATTTGGTTGCTGACTATTCATTTAGCGGAAACGCCAAAGATGGCACACCTTACCACAATGATGCACAGGTAAACGGAGCGCAGTTGAATAATGACCGTTTTGATCTGGCAAATAAAGCTTATACATTCAACGGCGTGAGTGATGGCCTGTTGGCCGCGAACTCCCCACAGTTGAATTCAGATAATACAACCATCAGTTTTTGGATCAATCCAGCGGAATTCCCAGCCAGTGGAGAAGCCTTCATTTTATCCAGCGGTGGATGGCAGGAGCGGTGGAAAATTTCCCTGCCCAACCATGGTAAAACCGTTTTTACCACCCACCCGGGATTCTGTTGCAGTGATATGGATTCAGGCACACCATTGACCCTTGGCGTGTGGACCCATGTGGCCATGACACATGACGGAACCAAAGACATCATCTATTTTGATGGGGTTCAGGTAGCGGAAAAAGATGTGGCAGGCGCTCTGGATGCAACCACCTACCCTTTGGGTATCGGTTATGATCCGATAGACAACGCCAACTATTTCAAAGGCAGTCTTGATGAAGTTCAGATATACAACACGGCACTTACGGCTCAGCAAATTGCTGACCTTTATGCCGCACAATCCACACCACCGGTAATGACGGATAGTGAAGCGCCTTCTTCACCATTGAATCTTGCGTCCAGTGTAAACTTCAATAATGTAAGTTTAAGCTGGTGGCCTTCAAATGATAACGTTGGAGTCACAGGATACAATGTTTTCCAGGATGGCACAAAGGTGCTCACTACGGCTAATACATCGGCTTATTTCCCTGGCCTAACGCCTTTGACGGAATTTGAATTCAGTGTAACGGCGATAGATGAAGCAGGGAACGAATCTTTGCCATCGTTCTTGCTGGTTACCACTGATGTAGACGAAACACCCGATACTGAAGCCCCTACAGCCCCTGGAAACCTGGCTGTTTCTGCGGGATCCACTTCCGTTTTACTCACCTGGGAACCTTCTGTTGACAATGTTCTGGTAGCGGGATATGTGGTTTTTGTTGATGGAATATATTTTGATAGCCTTGCCGCAAATGTTACCTCTGTTTTCATAGGAGGTCTTGAGGCTGAAACGGCTTATACCTTTGAGGTTTATGCTTATGACCTTTCAGGGAATAATTCTGAATATGCTGAACTTACCGCTTCCACCAACCCGGAACTCATTACCAGTGAACCGGGCCTTGTAGCCTGGTATCCTTTTGATGGCAATGCCAATGATGCGACTCCATATAACAATCATGGAACGATTGGAGGTACTCCTACATTCATAGACGTCACCCATCCAAATGGCACAGGAAATAAAGCAATCGTTTTTGCAAGTAATCAGGATTCTGTGCTTGCCGCCAATGCTGTACAGCTGATTTCCGACTATACCACTGTTAGTTTCTGGATCCGGGTAGATGCCATTCCAACCGATGCGGAAGACTATGTGATATATTTTGGAAACTGGGACCAGCGGTGGAAGATTTCGTTGCCACAACACCTTAGAATAGTATGGACCACCAACAGTTCAAATTCAGCCTCAGAGTCATTTGTTCATGACATGGATAGTGGCGATGGAAATGATTTATTACTTGGTTACTGGTGGTATGTAACCATGGTGCATGATGGTGTAAATGATATCATTTACCTGGACGGAGCAGAAGCAAAAAATTTACCTGCAGAAGGCACACTTAACAGTACTGGACGTCCTTTGGTTATGGGTACCAACCCAGAATGGGATGGATCTTATTTCAAAGGAGCTTTAGATGAAGTAAAAATCTATAATAAAGCATTAACTCCTGAGGAAGTAGCCATGTTGTACTCCGTGGGCAGCACCGTTGTGGGAGTGAACGACATTCTTGCCGGAGAATTGGCCAATGTGGTACAGTCCATTTATCCAAATCCTGTTTCAAAAGAGCTTGTGGTTAACCATAGCTTTAATGACAAAGAATCCCTTTTGCTTAGGGTATTTGATACGGCAGGTAGACAGGTGGATGCCATAAGGTTTGATAAAAACGCCATTCCTGCTGACCAGTTTTCAATTAACGTTGAAAAGTATGTCAGCGGTACTTACTCCTTAAACTTCGTTTTAGGAGGTAAAAATCTTGGTTCACTAAAATTCACCAAGCAATAAATAAATTTATAAAGAGTTGCCCGGTATTAGGCCGGGCAGCTCCTTATTTAACCCTCTTTTTTTAAGGAAGTGATCCATCTTCTTAAACCTAAAAACAAGTATTCTTTTATGCCTTTCGGGTAAAAGTTCCCATTTATAACTACATAAAGAGTTCGTCAATCCTGGAGCAGGATATTTTGTGTAACCAGCCCATTAATTGGCCACTTTTTTTTTGGTTTTGAGTGCCTTTAATTACGACTGACAAAAAAGGGACGCTTCAATCATTATGGTAAAAAGATTCATTGAAAATCCGATCATCACCACTCATGATATTTCCCCCAGTCAGTCAGACTTCGTGGTTGAATGTGTCATGAACCCTGGTGTATTTCGTTTTGAAAACAAAACCTGGTTGTTGTTAAGAGTATCAGAACGTCCTCCTCAGAAGGACGGTGAGGTATCTCTTCCTATCATGCGGGAAGATGGAAGTCTGTACAACCTGGAGTTTGATAAAAACGACCCGTTACTGGACACTTCCGATCCTCGAAAATTTACCTATAAAGGAAATATGTTCCTTTCTACCATTTCTCATTTACGGCTGGTATGCAGCGAAGACGGTATTCATTTTTACGAGCCGGAAGATTTCCCTACCCATATTATAGGACAAGGAGGTCTAGAAACTTATGGTATTGAAGATTGCAGGGTCACTTTTATAGACGACATTTACTATTTAACCTATACCCAGGTATCAAAAAACGGGGTTGGGGTTGGCCTGATGCATACCAGGGACTGGAAACACTTCACCAGAGAAGGAATGATTCTACCTCCTCATAATAAAGATTGCGCACTGTTCGGAGAAAAAATTGAAGGAAAATATTACTGTATGCACCGCCCTTCCGGATTGGGTCTTGGAGGTAATTTCATCTGGATTGCTTCTTCCGAAAACCTTACCCACTGGGGCAACCACCAATGCATCCTGCACACCAGAAAAGGTATGTGGGACAGTGAAAGAGTGGGCGCAGGAGCCGAACCCATCAAAACCAAAGAAGGCTGGCTGGCTATTTACCATGGCGCAGATGAGAATGATCGATATAGTTTCGGAGCCGTATTACTCGACCTGAAAGACCCTTCAAAAGTACTCGCCCGTTCCAACGATCCATTAATGGAACCCACAACAGATTACGAAAAGAATGGTTTTTACAATAATGTTATTTTCACCAACGGACATTGGGTAAACGGAGATAAAATAACCCTCTACTACGGGGCTTCGGATGAGGTTATCTGCGGGGCAGAACTATCCATTAAACATATTTTGTCGGAATTAAAAGTGGCGGATTAATTACCTTTTGAAAAAATTCAGCGTTATG
This sequence is a window from Lewinellaceae bacterium. Protein-coding genes within it:
- a CDS encoding T9SS type A sorting domain-containing protein, with the protein product MRVFLRPFHFFLCCFLLAAAGLNAQTPVANYSFAGNANDQSANSNNAAIYGATLTQDRFGFANSAFSFDGVQSHLVAANSAALNSDYTTVAFWIKANDFPVNGEVFPLSFGGWQERWKISLPSHGKLIFTTHPGFCCSDMDSGTPLVIGEWTHVAMTHNGAKDIIYFNGVQVAEKDVVGALDATTHPLGIGYDPIDQANFFNGSLDEVQIYDTALSALEVEALYNAQNTPPVIGSERVAAYSFTNNTTDGTSFANHGTGTDITAVTDRFGFGRSAYSFNGTTSGVVAANSAQLNSANTTISFWVNVAELPVSGEAFILSSGGWQERWKISLPSHGKTVFTTHPGFCCSDMDSGTPLTVGVWTHVAMTHDGTKDIIYFDGVQVAEKDVAGPLDPTTYPLGIGFDPIDNANYFNGSLDDIEIYNYAFSSSEIADLYTAQSTFPGTPGNLVAEYKFAGDAEDSSPFGNHGVINGATTTTDRFGYANNALQFSGNEGVKVDHSIAYNSDNTTISFWVNVAEFPVSGEAFILSNGGWQERWKISLPSHGKTVFTTHPGFCCSDMDSGTPLTLGVWTHVAMTHDGTKDIIYFDGVQVAEKDVAGALDATTYPLGIGYDPIDNNNFFNGSLDDIQIYNVALSAQEIMDLYDLQSQPPVIVDDLVADYSFSGNAKDGTPYHNDAQVNGAQLNNDRFDLANKAYTFNGVSDGLLAANSPQLNSDNTTISFWINPAEFPASGEAFILSSGGWQERWKISLPNHGKTVFTTHPGFCCSDMDSGTPLTLGVWTHVAMTHDGTKDIIYFDGVQVAEKDVAGALDATTYPLGIGYDPIDNANYFKGSLDEVQIYNTALTAQQIADLYAAQSTPPVMTDSEAPSSPLNLASSVNFNNVSLSWWPSNDNVGVTGYNVFQDGTKVLTTANTSAYFPGLTPLTEFEFSVTAIDEAGNESLPSFLLVTTDVDETPDTEAPTAPGNLAVSAGSTSVLLTWEPSVDNVLVAGYVVFVDGIYFDSLAANVTSVFIGGLEAETAYTFEVYAYDLSGNNSEYAELTASTNPELITSEPGLVAWYPFDGNANDATPYNNHGTIGGTPTFIDVTHPNGTGNKAIVFASNQDSVLAANAVQLISDYTTVSFWIRVDAIPTDAEDYVIYFGNWDQRWKISLPQHLRIVWTTNSSNSASESFVHDMDSGDGNDLLLGYWWYVTMVHDGVNDIIYLDGAEAKNLPAEGTLNSTGRPLVMGTNPEWDGSYFKGALDEVKIYNKALTPEEVAMLYSVGSTVVGVNDILAGELANVVQSIYPNPVSKELVVNHSFNDKESLLLRVFDTAGRQVDAIRFDKNAIPADQFSINVEKYVSGTYSLNFVLGGKNLGSLKFTKQ
- a CDS encoding glycosidase; this translates as MVKRFIENPIITTHDISPSQSDFVVECVMNPGVFRFENKTWLLLRVSERPPQKDGEVSLPIMREDGSLYNLEFDKNDPLLDTSDPRKFTYKGNMFLSTISHLRLVCSEDGIHFYEPEDFPTHIIGQGGLETYGIEDCRVTFIDDIYYLTYTQVSKNGVGVGLMHTRDWKHFTREGMILPPHNKDCALFGEKIEGKYYCMHRPSGLGLGGNFIWIASSENLTHWGNHQCILHTRKGMWDSERVGAGAEPIKTKEGWLAIYHGADENDRYSFGAVLLDLKDPSKVLARSNDPLMEPTTDYEKNGFYNNVIFTNGHWVNGDKITLYYGASDEVICGAELSIKHILSELKVAD